The Halosimplex litoreum genome has a window encoding:
- a CDS encoding ribonucleotide-diphosphate reductase subunit beta — protein sequence MPITYTTDDDTHDPNKILPMDYEWAREYYQSGVANNWTPEEIPMGEDAKQYEDGTLSEAEKDLVEWNLGFFSTAESLTANNIVLAVYDYVTAPECRQYLLRQAYEEAVHTDTFIYCCDSLGFDPEYLYGMYDRIPAIEAKDDFVVDLTRVVDDPEFTIDDEADVRAFLRDLIGFYVVMEGIFFYAGFAMMLGLKRQNKLTGIGQQFEYIMRDESLHLGFGVDLIDQIRTETDAWTDDFEAEIVELIREAVELEQRYAREACPDEVLGMGPEQFAEYVEYVADRRCSQLDLPEQYGTDNPFEWMSEAADLDKEKNFFETQVTEYQSGGQLEW from the coding sequence ATGCCGATAACCTACACGACTGACGACGACACGCACGACCCGAACAAGATCCTGCCGATGGACTACGAGTGGGCCCGCGAGTACTACCAGTCGGGCGTCGCCAACAACTGGACGCCCGAGGAGATCCCCATGGGCGAGGACGCCAAACAGTACGAGGACGGCACGCTCAGCGAGGCCGAGAAGGACCTCGTGGAGTGGAACCTCGGCTTCTTCTCGACCGCCGAGTCGCTGACGGCCAACAACATCGTCCTCGCCGTCTACGACTACGTCACCGCGCCGGAGTGTCGCCAGTATCTCCTCCGGCAGGCCTACGAGGAGGCCGTCCACACCGACACGTTCATCTACTGCTGTGACTCGCTGGGGTTCGATCCGGAGTACCTCTACGGCATGTACGACCGCATCCCGGCCATCGAGGCGAAAGACGACTTCGTCGTCGACCTGACCCGCGTCGTCGACGACCCCGAGTTCACCATCGACGACGAGGCGGACGTGCGCGCCTTTCTCCGGGACCTGATCGGCTTCTACGTCGTCATGGAGGGCATCTTCTTTTACGCCGGCTTCGCGATGATGCTCGGGCTGAAACGCCAGAACAAACTCACGGGCATCGGCCAGCAGTTCGAGTACATCATGCGCGACGAGTCGCTGCACCTGGGCTTCGGCGTCGACCTGATCGACCAGATCCGGACCGAGACCGACGCCTGGACCGACGACTTCGAGGCGGAGATCGTCGAGCTGATCCGCGAGGCCGTCGAACTCGAGCAGCGCTACGCCCGCGAGGCCTGCCCCGACGAGGTCCTCGGGATGGGACCCGAGCAGTTCGCCGAGTACGTCGAGTACGTCGCCGACCGGCGCTGTTCGCAACTGGACCTGCCCGAGCAGTACGGGACGGACAACCCCTTCGAGTGGATGTCCGAGGCGGCCGACCTCGACAAGGAGAAGAACTTCTTCGAGACGCAGGTCACCGAGTACCAGAGCGGCGGCCAGCTAGAGTGGTAA
- a CDS encoding ribonucleoside-diphosphate reductase subunit alpha, protein MSTLTAQSTIRSVLERARTGHEDIIDDETLDELVESVERSLYDGVDADERDEGIVGELTARIERHPAYDDAAARVARRKHFRAVTGENPPGDDWALPADADGRVADDDAGDLDDDYADAYREAFVEGIEQGVRADIVDERLLTYDLAEMAAAIRPERDERFDYIAVDTLAQRYFLDDDGDPLELPQAFWMRVAMGIALREPVDDRAERAREFYELLSTLRFVHSSPTLFHAGTTHPQLASCYVTTVPDDLEGIFDAYKSHAKLSKWSGGLGTDWTPVRASGSLIESTGVESTGTVPFLKISNDVTAAINRSGKRRGAACAYMEPWHLDYPDFLDLKRNTGDERRRTHDMNTAAWVPDLFMKRVQADEQWTLFSPDEVPGLHEAHGEEFAELYREYERKADAGELRQYERVDAADLWRDTLTRLFETGHPWITFKDACNVRSPQDHAGTIRSSNLCTEITLNTSTEETAVCNLGSINLSEHVTEEGIQRAKLESTVETAMRMLDNVVDLNFYPTDRSADSNTTHRPIGLGMMGFHEALIEQSIPMNAEDAVEFADEVTEFVAYNAILTSSKLAAERGTYDSYEGSKWDRGLLPQDTVELLEDERGREVDVEVSERLDWDRVREHVAEHGMRNSNTMAVAPTATISTIAGTSASIEPLYSNLYVKSNMSGDFTVVNDDLVADLEARDLWTDEVRDRIKFHDGSVQDITEIPEDLRELYRTAFEVDPRHQLRLSAARGVWIDQSQSHNVFFPETDGSLLADVYETAWDLGLKTTYYLRTLGASQFEKSTLDMSEYGRTQTKDRGGDVSADGPAGSDGTAEGDSGAETDGSTDSDLPSVEDPTCDACQ, encoded by the coding sequence ATGAGTACGCTGACAGCGCAGTCGACGATCCGCTCCGTCCTGGAGCGCGCACGCACAGGCCACGAAGACATCATCGACGACGAGACTCTCGACGAGCTGGTCGAATCGGTCGAGCGGTCGCTGTACGACGGCGTCGACGCCGACGAGCGCGACGAGGGCATCGTCGGGGAGCTGACCGCCCGGATCGAACGGCACCCCGCCTACGACGACGCGGCCGCCCGCGTCGCCCGTCGGAAACACTTCCGCGCGGTCACCGGCGAGAACCCGCCGGGCGACGACTGGGCGCTCCCCGCCGACGCGGACGGTCGCGTCGCCGACGACGACGCGGGCGATCTGGACGACGACTACGCCGACGCCTACCGCGAGGCGTTCGTCGAGGGGATCGAGCAGGGAGTCCGCGCCGACATCGTCGACGAGCGGCTCCTGACCTACGACCTGGCGGAGATGGCCGCAGCCATCCGGCCCGAACGGGACGAACGGTTCGACTACATCGCCGTCGACACGCTCGCCCAGCGGTACTTCCTCGACGACGACGGCGACCCGCTGGAACTCCCCCAGGCGTTCTGGATGCGCGTCGCGATGGGGATCGCCCTGCGCGAGCCCGTCGACGACCGCGCCGAGCGCGCACGCGAGTTCTACGAACTGCTGTCGACACTGCGGTTCGTCCACTCCTCACCGACGCTGTTCCACGCCGGTACCACCCACCCGCAACTGGCCTCCTGTTACGTCACGACCGTGCCCGACGACCTGGAGGGCATCTTCGACGCCTACAAGTCCCACGCCAAGCTCTCGAAGTGGTCCGGCGGCCTGGGCACCGACTGGACGCCGGTGCGGGCCTCGGGCTCGCTCATCGAGTCGACCGGCGTCGAGTCGACGGGCACGGTGCCGTTCCTCAAGATCTCCAACGACGTGACCGCCGCGATCAACCGCTCGGGCAAGCGTCGCGGCGCCGCCTGCGCCTACATGGAGCCGTGGCACCTCGACTACCCCGACTTCCTCGACCTGAAGCGCAACACCGGCGACGAACGGCGGCGCACCCACGACATGAACACCGCCGCGTGGGTCCCCGACCTGTTCATGAAGCGCGTGCAGGCCGACGAGCAATGGACGCTGTTCTCGCCCGACGAGGTGCCCGGCCTGCACGAGGCCCACGGCGAGGAGTTCGCGGAACTCTATCGCGAGTACGAACGGAAGGCCGACGCGGGCGAACTCCGCCAGTACGAACGGGTCGACGCCGCGGATCTGTGGCGCGATACCCTCACTCGCCTCTTCGAGACCGGACATCCGTGGATCACGTTCAAGGACGCCTGCAACGTCCGCTCGCCCCAGGACCACGCCGGCACCATCCGCTCGTCGAACCTCTGTACGGAGATCACGCTCAACACCTCCACCGAGGAGACCGCGGTCTGTAACCTCGGGTCGATCAACCTCTCCGAGCACGTGACCGAGGAGGGCATTCAGCGCGCGAAGCTCGAATCGACCGTCGAGACGGCGATGCGGATGCTCGACAACGTGGTCGACTTGAACTTCTACCCGACCGACCGTTCGGCGGACTCGAACACGACTCACCGTCCCATCGGCCTCGGGATGATGGGCTTTCACGAGGCGCTGATCGAGCAGTCGATTCCGATGAACGCCGAGGACGCCGTCGAGTTCGCCGACGAAGTGACCGAGTTCGTCGCGTACAACGCGATCCTGACCTCCTCGAAGCTCGCCGCCGAGCGCGGGACCTACGACAGCTACGAGGGGTCGAAGTGGGACCGCGGCCTGCTCCCGCAGGACACCGTCGAGCTCCTGGAAGACGAGCGCGGCCGCGAGGTCGACGTCGAGGTCTCGGAGCGACTCGACTGGGACCGGGTGCGAGAGCACGTCGCCGAGCACGGCATGCGCAACTCCAATACGATGGCCGTCGCGCCCACCGCCACGATCTCGACCATCGCCGGCACCTCCGCCTCCATCGAGCCGCTCTATTCGAACCTCTACGTCAAGTCGAACATGAGCGGCGACTTCACGGTCGTCAACGACGACCTGGTCGCCGACCTCGAAGCCCGGGACCTCTGGACCGACGAGGTCCGCGACCGGATCAAGTTCCACGACGGCTCCGTCCAGGATATCACCGAGATCCCGGAGGATCTGCGGGAGCTGTACCGCACGGCCTTCGAGGTCGACCCGCGCCACCAGCTCCGATTGAGCGCGGCTCGCGGTGTCTGGATCGACCAGAGCCAAAGCCACAACGTCTTCTTCCCCGAGACCGACGGGAGTCTCCTCGCCGACGTGTACGAGACCGCCTGGGACCTCGGCCTGAAGACGACCTACTACCTGCGGACGCTGGGCGCCAGCCAGTTCGAGAAGTCCACGCTGGACATGAGCGAGTACGGCCGGACACAGACGAAAGACCGCGGCGGCGACGTGAGCGCGGACGGACCGGCCGGGAGCGACGGGACGGCCGAGGGCGACAGCGGAGCGGAGACGGACGGATCGACCGACAGCGACCTGCCGAGCGTCGAGGACCCGACCTGCGACGCCTGCCAGTGA
- the uvrB gene encoding excinuclease ABC subunit UvrB, whose protein sequence is MSDTEGPLSPDRPDAESDFRVDAPFDPAGDQPEAIEGLADGFRRGMDEQTLLGVTGSGKTNTVSWVVEETQMPTLVIAHNKTLAAQLYEEFRELFPDNAVEYFVSYYDYYQPEAYVEQTDKYIEKDASINDEIDRLRHSATRSLLTRDDVIVVASVSAIYGLGDPQNYVDMSLELAVGQEIDRDEVLKRLVDLNYERNDVDFTQGTFRVRGDTLEIYPMYGRYAVRVEFWGSEIDRMLKVDPLEGEVESSEPAVLVHPAEHYSIPEQRLQRAIAEIEELKEERVRYFERNGNHVAAQRIDERTTFDLEMMKETGYCSGIENYSVHLSERESGDAPYTLLDYFPDDFLTVIDESHQTIPQIKGQFAGDRSRKESLIDNGFRLPTAYDNRPLTFEEFEEKTNRTLYVSATPADYEREHSEQVVEQIVRPTHLVDPAVEVSPAEGQIDDLLDRIDDRVEREERVLVTTLTKRMAEDLTEYLEEAGVAVEYMHDETDTLERHELIRSLRLGDIDVLVGINLLREGLDIPEVSLVAILDADQEGFLRSETTLVQTMGRAARNVNGEVVLYADDPSDAMESAMAETNRRRRIQEEYNEEHGFEPTTIDKEIGESSLPGSKTDTDGAASLAPDDDEEAARAIERLQERMEDAADNLEFELAADIRDRIHELREEYDLAGGDDEEGVVPEPVDEL, encoded by the coding sequence ATGAGCGACACCGAAGGCCCTCTCTCGCCGGACAGACCGGACGCCGAGAGCGACTTCCGGGTCGACGCCCCCTTCGACCCGGCGGGCGACCAGCCCGAGGCCATCGAAGGGCTCGCCGACGGCTTCCGACGGGGCATGGACGAACAGACACTGCTCGGCGTGACGGGGTCTGGCAAGACCAACACCGTCTCGTGGGTCGTCGAGGAGACCCAGATGCCGACGCTCGTGATCGCCCACAACAAGACCCTCGCCGCGCAGCTGTACGAGGAGTTCCGAGAGCTGTTCCCCGACAACGCCGTCGAGTACTTCGTCTCCTACTACGACTACTACCAGCCCGAGGCCTACGTCGAGCAGACCGACAAGTACATCGAGAAAGACGCCTCGATCAACGACGAGATCGATAGGCTGAGACACTCCGCGACCCGCTCGCTGCTGACCCGCGACGACGTGATCGTCGTCGCTTCCGTCTCCGCGATCTACGGGCTGGGCGACCCGCAGAACTACGTCGACATGAGCCTCGAACTGGCGGTCGGCCAGGAGATCGACCGCGACGAAGTCCTCAAGCGGCTGGTCGATCTGAACTACGAGCGCAACGACGTGGACTTCACCCAGGGCACCTTCCGGGTGCGCGGCGACACGCTCGAAATCTACCCGATGTACGGCCGCTACGCCGTCCGCGTGGAGTTCTGGGGGTCGGAGATCGACCGCATGCTCAAGGTCGACCCGCTGGAGGGTGAGGTGGAGTCGAGCGAGCCCGCCGTGCTCGTCCACCCGGCCGAACACTACTCGATCCCCGAACAGCGCCTCCAGCGTGCTATCGCGGAGATCGAGGAACTCAAAGAGGAACGAGTGCGCTACTTCGAGCGTAACGGGAACCACGTCGCCGCCCAGCGCATCGACGAGCGGACCACCTTCGACCTAGAGATGATGAAGGAGACGGGCTACTGCTCGGGCATCGAGAACTACTCGGTCCACCTCTCCGAACGGGAGAGCGGCGACGCGCCGTACACCCTGCTGGACTACTTCCCCGACGACTTCCTCACCGTCATCGACGAGTCCCACCAGACGATCCCCCAGATCAAAGGGCAGTTCGCCGGCGACCGCTCCCGGAAAGAGTCGCTGATCGACAACGGCTTTCGCCTCCCCACCGCCTACGACAACCGCCCGCTCACCTTCGAGGAGTTCGAGGAGAAGACGAACAGGACCCTCTACGTGAGCGCGACGCCCGCCGACTACGAACGGGAGCACAGCGAGCAGGTCGTCGAACAGATCGTCCGGCCGACCCACCTCGTCGATCCCGCCGTGGAGGTCTCGCCCGCCGAAGGACAGATCGACGACCTCCTGGACCGGATCGATGACCGCGTCGAGCGCGAGGAACGGGTCCTCGTCACGACGCTGACCAAGCGGATGGCCGAGGACCTCACGGAGTACCTGGAGGAGGCCGGCGTCGCCGTCGAGTACATGCACGACGAGACCGACACCCTCGAACGGCACGAACTCATACGCTCGCTCCGGCTGGGCGACATCGACGTGCTCGTCGGCATCAACCTCCTCCGGGAGGGGCTGGACATCCCCGAGGTCTCGCTGGTCGCGATCCTCGACGCCGACCAAGAGGGCTTTCTCCGCTCGGAGACCACGCTCGTTCAGACCATGGGCCGGGCCGCCCGCAACGTCAACGGCGAAGTCGTCCTCTACGCCGACGACCCCAGCGACGCCATGGAGTCGGCCATGGCCGAGACCAACCGCCGCCGCCGCATCCAGGAGGAGTACAACGAGGAACACGGCTTCGAGCCGACGACCATCGACAAGGAGATCGGCGAGTCCTCGCTGCCCGGGTCCAAGACCGACACCGACGGCGCCGCCTCGCTCGCCCCCGACGACGACGAGGAGGCCGCCCGCGCCATCGAACGGCTACAGGAGCGCATGGAGGACGCCGCCGACAACCTGGAGTTCGAACTCGCGGCGGACATCCGCGACCGCATCCACGAACTCCGCGAGGAGTACGACCTCGCCGGCGGCGACGACGAGGAGGGCGTCGTCCCCGAACCAGTCGACGAACTGTAA
- a CDS encoding rubrerythrin family protein — protein sequence MDSQEFAETVREESATPLSRLGSSKALYADTEGEMDDDAVTGAAADRAHFAAERFDAWADEESGEASELFADAAATERDHAEAAADERGEYDPGEEPAVAAHLEGVSGTTERLGAFVGWALAAGNNADQVVGYFVGQASPRTASTFRAFGDDYDEYVERASDLIADTCESADDRDDAVAAATGAIEADYEDYFETLEELGVNPKPVC from the coding sequence ATGGATTCACAGGAGTTCGCCGAGACGGTCCGCGAGGAGTCGGCGACGCCGCTGTCGCGGCTCGGCTCGTCGAAGGCGCTGTACGCCGACACCGAGGGCGAGATGGACGACGACGCCGTAACGGGTGCCGCGGCCGACCGTGCGCACTTCGCCGCCGAGCGCTTCGACGCCTGGGCCGACGAGGAGTCGGGCGAGGCGAGCGAGCTGTTCGCCGACGCCGCAGCGACCGAGCGTGACCACGCCGAGGCGGCCGCCGACGAGCGCGGCGAGTACGACCCCGGCGAGGAACCGGCGGTGGCCGCCCACCTCGAGGGTGTCTCCGGGACCACCGAGCGGCTCGGCGCGTTCGTCGGCTGGGCGCTGGCGGCAGGCAACAACGCCGACCAGGTCGTCGGCTACTTCGTCGGCCAGGCCAGCCCCCGCACCGCGAGCACGTTCCGTGCGTTCGGCGACGACTACGACGAGTACGTCGAGCGCGCGAGCGACCTGATCGCCGACACCTGCGAGAGCGCGGACGACCGGGACGACGCCGTCGCCGCCGCTACCGGCGCCATCGAGGCCGACTACGAGGACTACTTCGAGACGCTCGAGGAACTGGGCGTCAACCCGAAGCCGGTCTGTTAA
- a CDS encoding enolase C-terminal domain-like protein, whose translation MEIRHADAVATRPGRNYVLVRVETADGLVGWGDATLNGREKAVEATLDHHVAPELEGRDAARVEDVWQSLFRGTYWRGGPVLNSALSGVDMALWDLKGKAAGAPVYDLLGGRTREQATAYTHCGDDDIDAIVDNCESAAERGFDHFRVNVGDPAGEYLNLDRVIDGVGEVRERLGPDPELIVDIHGRASPREARRVASGLEAADLYFLEDPLRPENRDAFEQLRAATTAPLAMGELFTNPWEMRPLIEDELVDFLRVDLSHVGGITAARKLAAVAEHHYVETAFHGPPDLSPVGQAASVHVDLAVPNFGVQEFTDHEAVYGDPIGDVFSGGATLESSVGGLDVPDEPGLGVDVDREAALSYEYERSHLPTVRREDGSVADW comes from the coding sequence ATGGAGATCAGACACGCCGACGCCGTGGCGACGCGACCGGGGCGAAACTACGTGCTGGTGCGCGTCGAGACGGCCGACGGACTCGTCGGCTGGGGCGATGCAACGCTCAACGGCCGTGAGAAGGCCGTCGAGGCCACACTCGACCACCACGTCGCGCCCGAACTGGAGGGGCGCGACGCTGCCCGCGTCGAAGACGTCTGGCAGTCCCTCTTCCGGGGCACCTACTGGCGGGGCGGACCGGTGCTCAACAGCGCACTCTCCGGGGTCGACATGGCGCTGTGGGACCTGAAAGGCAAAGCGGCCGGCGCGCCGGTCTACGACTTGCTCGGCGGTCGCACCCGCGAGCAGGCGACCGCCTACACGCACTGCGGTGACGACGATATCGACGCCATCGTCGACAACTGCGAATCGGCGGCCGAGCGCGGCTTCGACCACTTCCGGGTCAACGTCGGCGACCCGGCGGGCGAGTACCTGAACCTCGACCGCGTCATCGACGGCGTCGGCGAAGTCCGCGAACGGCTCGGACCGGACCCGGAACTGATCGTCGACATCCACGGTCGGGCGAGCCCCCGGGAGGCCAGACGCGTCGCGAGCGGGCTCGAAGCCGCCGACCTGTACTTCCTCGAAGACCCCCTTCGACCGGAGAATCGCGACGCGTTCGAGCAGCTGCGGGCGGCGACGACCGCACCGCTGGCGATGGGGGAGCTGTTCACGAATCCCTGGGAGATGCGGCCGCTGATCGAGGACGAGTTGGTCGATTTCCTACGAGTCGACCTCTCGCACGTCGGGGGGATCACGGCCGCGCGGAAGCTCGCGGCAGTCGCCGAACACCACTACGTCGAGACGGCCTTCCACGGGCCGCCCGACCTCTCGCCGGTCGGCCAGGCCGCGAGCGTCCACGTCGACCTCGCCGTCCCGAACTTCGGCGTTCAGGAGTTCACCGACCACGAGGCGGTCTACGGCGACCCCATCGGCGACGTGTTCTCCGGCGGTGCGACGCTGGAGTCGTCCGTCGGCGGGCTCGACGTTCCGGACGAACCGGGGCTGGGCGTCGACGTCGACCGCGAGGCCGCGCTGTCGTACGAGTACGAGCGCAGCCACCTCCCGACCGTCCGACGGGAGGACGGCAGCGTCGCCGACTGGTGA
- a CDS encoding ThuA domain-containing protein has product MTRVLVVGENTFPFHAIDEKRDAFAAALEGYDLTITTDRDALTGEYDVLVDYLTDSSLTDDQLDALLAHVEAGGGYVGVHCASDLTSTAADDPDELLDPREEPFPQLRELIGGHFLTHPENSEFSVEIVEDHPITEGVEDFSVFDEPYQVTVDEDVQVLATMAHPDLEEYPVVWTNDEEGRVAYISLGHTDEALGHDSFVTLLGNAVDWADAN; this is encoded by the coding sequence ATGACACGCGTGCTCGTGGTCGGGGAGAACACCTTCCCGTTCCACGCTATCGACGAGAAGCGCGACGCCTTCGCGGCCGCGCTGGAAGGGTACGACCTGACGATCACGACCGACCGCGACGCCCTGACCGGCGAGTACGACGTGCTCGTCGACTACCTCACGGACTCGTCGCTCACCGACGACCAACTCGACGCGCTGCTGGCCCACGTCGAGGCCGGCGGCGGCTACGTCGGCGTCCACTGCGCCTCCGACCTGACCTCTACGGCGGCCGACGACCCCGACGAACTGCTCGACCCACGCGAGGAGCCGTTCCCGCAACTGCGCGAGCTGATCGGCGGGCACTTCCTCACCCACCCCGAGAATTCGGAGTTCAGCGTCGAAATCGTCGAGGACCACCCGATCACCGAGGGCGTCGAGGACTTCAGCGTCTTCGACGAGCCCTACCAGGTGACGGTCGACGAGGACGTGCAAGTGCTCGCGACGATGGCCCACCCCGACCTCGAGGAGTACCCCGTCGTCTGGACCAACGACGAGGAAGGCCGCGTCGCGTACATCTCGCTGGGCCACACCGACGAGGCGCTCGGCCACGACTCGTTCGTGACGCTGCTGGGCAACGCCGTCGACTGGGCCGACGCGAACTGA
- a CDS encoding diphthine--ammonia ligase has protein sequence MTDDADGGGWVSLFSGGKDSSWALYRALERGLPVERLVTVHPEGDSYMYHVPATRLASLAAESVGIPLVEVEPGDFDASETVDSGAQGDAELEPLEAALRDIDSDLPGGLAGVTAGAVESEYQTSRIEAMADRLDAEVFAPLWQRDPRELADEMLAAGFEIRIVRVAAGGLDESWLGRRLDADALDELGVLNEKYGVHVLGEGGEFETLVTDGPHMGQAIELEYETEWDGTRGTVRIEDARLA, from the coding sequence ATGACAGACGACGCGGACGGGGGCGGCTGGGTGTCGCTCTTCTCGGGCGGGAAGGACTCCTCGTGGGCGCTGTACCGGGCGCTCGAACGCGGCCTCCCGGTCGAGCGGCTCGTGACCGTCCACCCGGAGGGCGACTCCTACATGTACCACGTGCCGGCGACGCGCCTGGCGAGCCTGGCCGCCGAGAGCGTCGGGATCCCGCTGGTCGAGGTCGAACCCGGCGACTTCGACGCGAGCGAGACGGTCGACTCCGGGGCGCAGGGCGACGCAGAGCTCGAACCGCTGGAGGCCGCGCTGCGGGACATCGATTCGGACCTCCCGGGCGGCCTCGCGGGCGTCACCGCCGGTGCGGTCGAGAGCGAGTACCAGACCTCCCGCATCGAGGCGATGGCCGACCGGCTCGACGCCGAGGTGTTCGCGCCACTGTGGCAACGGGACCCCAGAGAACTCGCCGACGAGATGCTGGCGGCGGGCTTCGAGATCCGGATCGTCCGCGTCGCCGCCGGCGGACTCGACGAGTCCTGGCTCGGCCGCCGCCTCGACGCCGACGCTCTCGACGAACTGGGGGTTCTCAACGAGAAGTACGGCGTCCACGTACTCGGCGAGGGCGGTGAGTTCGAAACCCTGGTCACCGACGGTCCGCACATGGGGCAAGCGATCGAACTGGAGTACGAGACCGAGTGGGACGGAACTCGCGGGACGGTGCGGATCGAGGACGCTCGGCTGGCGTAG